CGCGTCATCAGCCTGATTCCGGCCATCGGCCTGCTGTGGCTGGGAGTGAACCCCACATGGGCCTTGATCATCAGCCAAATCGTCTTGAGCTTCGGCATCCCGTTTGCCCTGGTCCCGCTGCTGCGCCTGACCTCCAGTAAAGAGCTCATGGGCATTCACCGCGACCGGCTGCCCTTGCGCTTGGCCTCCCTGGTGAGCGTGGTGTTAATTGTGGCCCTCAATGGTGTGCTGCTGTGGCTAACGTTCACCGGCAAGGCGTAACCGGTAGGCTAGAACACGTGAAAGCGCCCCTTACCTCCTCCAGCATCGAAGACTACGTCAAGGTCATCTACGCGTTCACCGAGTGGCAGGACAAGCCGATCACGTCCACGCAGCTTGCCGTGCGGCTCGGCGTGGCGAATTCCTCGGTGTCGGAAATGGTCCGCAAGCTCAAGGATCAGGGCCTGGTGGACCACAAACCCTACAGTCCCATCCACCTCACGGAGCCTGGCCTGAAGCTTGCCCTAGCCATGGTCCGCCGCCACCGCTTGCTGGAGACCTACCTGGTCCGTGAGCTTGGCTATTCCTGGGACGAGGTCCACGATGAGGCCGAGCAGTTGGAGCACGCCGTCTCCGAGACATTCATTGAGCGCATGTCCGCCAAGCTGGGCCACCCCACCCGGGATCCGCACGGCGACCCCATCCCCGACCCGCATGGGGGCATCAGCATGCCACCATCGCACCGTCTCGACGAGCTGGATCCCGGGCACCGGGGTTGCGTCAGCCGCATCAGCGACCACGATCCGGAGCTGCTGCGCTACCTGGGCCAGCACGGCATCGGCCTAGACACCGAGCTGGAAATTGTTGGCAGGCGCCCCTTTGGCGGCACCTTGGAGGTCCGCAGGATCACCTCCCCCGGCGTGCCGGACACAGGCCCACAGGGCACTGCTGTGGCTGACACGGACGACGCCGGCCACCTGAACTTGGGCGACGAGGCTGCGGCGTCGCTCTGGGTCACGACACAGGGATACCACCCAGGCTGCACCGTGCAAGAACTCACGGGCGGATCGCTCATGACACCCCACTCCGACGCGCTGGACCACCCGGGGTCCTAGTTGCGGGCGAGTGCTCTTTCGGCAACGAAATACCCGCCGGTGGCCACCAACATGACCACTCCGGGCACCAAGGTGCCAGCGGCCAGCAGCGTCACCCCGGCCACAAGGAAGACTCCCAGTGCGGCCCATCTGACGGTGTTCTCTGGAAGCCGTCGTTCGCTGTGCGGGGCCATGAAGATACCCCAGAGCACCACTACCGCTACCGGGATGCCGATGCCCAGCACCAGGTTCCACGGACTGCTTTGCCGCAAGCCCCAGAACAGGAATGCGGCGATCATCGCCACTTCCAAGGCGAAGCCCACACCAGCCACCAGCATTGTTGCTAGGTCCGTATTGAGCCAGCTGGTTTTCACCGCAGTAGCCTTCCGCCGGCCCATGCTAGAGCTCCTGTTCCGAGGC
This region of Arthrobacter alpinus genomic DNA includes:
- a CDS encoding metal-dependent transcriptional regulator; protein product: MKAPLTSSSIEDYVKVIYAFTEWQDKPITSTQLAVRLGVANSSVSEMVRKLKDQGLVDHKPYSPIHLTEPGLKLALAMVRRHRLLETYLVRELGYSWDEVHDEAEQLEHAVSETFIERMSAKLGHPTRDPHGDPIPDPHGGISMPPSHRLDELDPGHRGCVSRISDHDPELLRYLGQHGIGLDTELEIVGRRPFGGTLEVRRITSPGVPDTGPQGTAVADTDDAGHLNLGDEAAASLWVTTQGYHPGCTVQELTGGSLMTPHSDALDHPGS
- a CDS encoding YrdB family protein — encoded protein: MGRRKATAVKTSWLNTDLATMLVAGVGFALEVAMIAAFLFWGLRQSSPWNLVLGIGIPVAVVVLWGIFMAPHSERRLPENTVRWAALGVFLVAGVTLLAAGTLVPGVVMLVATGGYFVAERALARN